The region CCTCCAGGGCTTTATCGAGTTCCATGTGGTCGCCCCAGCAGGCCAGCTCAAGGCCGTCATAACCGAACTCCCTGGCTTTCCGGCACATGGTTTCGATACCGAGGTCGGCCCACTGGCCGGTGAATAGCGTTACTGGTCGCGGCATGTTGCATCCCCCCTGTGTCTATTTGATATCAGAAGCTTCGTATCTGAAAAAAAATCAGAATTTTTCGAACGGGATCCATTTGTTCTTGCTGCAAGCGCTTTCGATCACCGTTTCGATAAAGGCCATTCCGCGCACACCGTCCATCACGTCCGGGAAATCAGGCGCTGGCGGCTGATCTGCCCCGCTTTCGGCCTTGCGGATGGCGGTCGCGGCGCCGAGGTAGATATTGGCGAACGCCTCGATAAAGGCTTCCGGGTGTCCCGGGGGAATCCGGCAGGCGAGCCGGGCTTGTTCGCAGAGGTAGCCCTGGCCCCGGCTGTAGATTCTGACCGGTTCGCCGGGCGTTTTGACTGTCAGGTAATTGGGGTGCTCCTGGTCCCAGTGGAGGCTGCACTTGTCGCCGTAGATCCGGATAGTGAGGTGGTTTTCCTCGCCGGCGGAAATCTGGCTGACCTGCAGGATACCGTGGGCGCCGTTATTGTATTTCATCAGCACGTTGACATCGTCGTCGAGCCGGCGGCCCTCCAGGCAGGTCCGCATTTCGGCGCAGACCTCCATAACCTCGAGGCCGGTGATATAGTGCACCAGGTTGGCGCAGTGGGTGCCGATATCGCCCAGCGCGCCGGCCGGACCGCTCTGCTTGGGATCGGTGCGCCAGACAGCCTGGGCCACGCCCTCGAGCTCCACCCTGGTCAGCAGCCAGTCCTGCGGGTACTCGACAATAATTTTCCTGATTTCCCCCACCTGGCCCGATGCGACCATGTGTTTGGCCTGCTTGACCATCGGGTAGCCCGTATAGGTGTGGGTCAGGCAGAATATTTTACCTGTTTCCTCCACAATATTCCTGAGCTGTTGAGCTTCGTCGAGACTGATCGTCATCGGCTTCTCGCAGACCACGTGGAAGCCGGCCTCGAGGAAAGTTCTGGCCACGGGGAAATGGACGTGGTTGGGAGTGACAATTGAGACGAAATCGATCGCGCCGCCCCCGGAGCCTAGTCTGGCTTCGGCCTCGGCCATCTCCTTGAAGCTGCCGTAGGAGCGCGCGGGGTCGAGGTACATCTCCTCGACGCCGAAACGTCTGCCCTTTTCCGGGTCGATATCGAACGCACCGGCAGTCAACTCGATCTGACCATCCATCACCGCGGCCCGCCGGTGCACGGCCCCGATAAAGGCGCCCTCACCCCCACCGACCATCGCCATCCGCAGCTTACGGCTGTTGATATCTTTGCCAGACATGTTTACCTCGCACGCAGTTTGTAGGAGAGACCTGATTGGAGAGCTTTTTTGAGCAAGTAGTAATCCAACTTAGAGGCGGGGCGATCTTTTGTCAACGCCAATTCATTTGGTGATGCTGTCTTCGAGTATTTGTAACACCTCCGGTCAGGGCCGCGTTCAGCGGATGAAAAAGTACACTCAAGCTCTTGACATCAGAGTCGGTTAGCTTTATTTTCGTGACTTGATTTATGCGTTTTAGCCGAAAGGCCGAATGAGTCCAAAATACCGATCCCCAGTAGCTCAGTCGGTAGAGCAGGTGGCTGTTAACCACCGTGTCGCTGGTTCGAGTCCGGCCTGGGGAGCCAACTAGAGGGGCCGCAGTTCTTTTCGAATTGCGGCCNNNNNNNNNNNNNNNNNNNNNNNNNNNNNNNNNNNNNNNNNNNNNNNNNNNNNNNNNNNNNNNNNNNNNNNNNNNNNNNN is a window of Candidatus Glassbacteria bacterium DNA encoding:
- a CDS encoding Gfo/Idh/MocA family oxidoreductase, translating into MVGGGEGAFIGAVHRRAAVMDGQIELTAGAFDIDPEKGRRFGVEEMYLDPARSYGSFKEMAEAEARLGSGGGAIDFVSIVTPNHVHFPVARTFLEAGFHVVCEKPMTISLDEAQQLRNIVEETGKIFCLTHTYTGYPMVKQAKHMVASGQVGEIRKIIVEYPQDWLLTRVELEGVAQAVWRTDPKQSGPAGALGDIGTHCANLVHYITGLEVMEVCAEMRTCLEGRRLDDDVNVLMKYNNGAHGILQVSQISAGEENHLTIRIYGDKCSLHWDQEHPNYLTVKTPGEPVRIYSRGQGYLCEQARLACRIPPGHPEAFIEAFANIYLGAATAIRKAESGADQPPAPDFPDVMDGVRGMAFIETVIESACSKNKWIPFEKF